A genome region from Chitinophagales bacterium includes the following:
- a CDS encoding DUF2490 domain-containing protein, with protein MRVLFLLLIPFIAGQLFAQNHSAFSGLFPEAQVSYTTQNKLKFTGKIESQHVLLSKEEATDANLKYMHDRTDFQFFIGTRINPFISIAGGYQYRWEGGASNSHRSIQQISFLQKKAGFRMAHRLRTDQKFTPAEPGEYRIRYRIGFEIPMQGKSLDPGEFYMVSSDEAIFSYEGGDFGIENRLAFSVGKFFNRKHKAEFGIDYRTDDFLDGGSRHRIWAKAGWYVSLSKTK; from the coding sequence ATGCGCGTTTTATTTCTACTATTAATACCATTCATTGCTGGCCAATTGTTTGCCCAAAATCACAGCGCATTTTCAGGATTATTTCCAGAGGCGCAAGTGAGCTATACCACTCAAAACAAATTGAAATTCACGGGCAAAATCGAGTCGCAACATGTATTGCTGAGCAAGGAAGAAGCCACTGATGCCAATTTAAAATACATGCACGATAGAACGGATTTTCAGTTCTTTATTGGCACCAGGATCAACCCCTTTATTTCCATAGCCGGAGGTTACCAATACCGCTGGGAAGGAGGCGCAAGCAACAGCCACCGAAGCATTCAGCAAATATCTTTTTTGCAGAAAAAAGCGGGGTTTAGAATGGCACACAGACTTAGGACCGATCAAAAATTTACCCCTGCTGAGCCTGGCGAATACCGGATTCGATACAGAATTGGATTTGAAATACCCATGCAGGGAAAATCATTGGATCCGGGCGAATTTTACATGGTCAGCTCCGATGAAGCTATTTTTAGTTATGAAGGCGGTGACTTCGGAATTGAAAACAGATTGGCATTTTCCGTTGGCAAATTTTTCAACCGAAAACACAAAGCCGAATTTGGGATAGATTACCGTACGGATGATTTCCTTGATGGCGGCAGCCGGCATAGAATTTGGGCCAAAGCAGGTTGGTATGTGAGCTTATCTAAAACAAAATAA
- a CDS encoding nucleotidyl transferase AbiEii/AbiGii toxin family protein, which produces MSLELHYKPLTEKISYLQPRVLIEAGARSLMEPSTEREILSIVGENFTDQVFADKPQLIPTVLPKRTFLEKAFLLHEEFQKPSEHIKVDRLSRHLFDLDRLAATDHSKEAMTDTKLYQSIIEHRQIFNPVKRIDHANHQPHKVNLIPPTEVIKDWETDYSIMQGSMIYGNSKSFQKLIVSMEKIMMRFRKTV; this is translated from the coding sequence TTGTCATTGGAATTACATTATAAGCCACTGACAGAAAAAATATCCTATTTACAACCGAGAGTTCTGATTGAAGCCGGAGCACGGTCGCTAATGGAGCCAAGCACGGAAAGAGAAATCCTTTCTATTGTAGGTGAAAACTTTACAGACCAGGTTTTTGCAGATAAGCCACAGCTTATACCCACGGTGTTGCCAAAACGGACTTTTCTTGAAAAAGCATTTCTGCTGCACGAAGAATTTCAAAAACCGTCTGAGCATATCAAAGTTGATAGGCTAAGTCGCCATCTCTTTGATCTTGACAGGTTAGCGGCTACTGACCATAGCAAGGAAGCTATGACGGACACAAAATTATATCAATCCATTATCGAACACCGACAAATTTTCAATCCCGTAAAAAGAATTGACCATGCCAATCACCAGCCACACAAGGTGAACCTGATACCACCAACAGAAGTAATAAAAGATTGGGAAACTGATTATTCAATCATGCAGGGAAGTATGATATATGGTAATTCAAAGAGTTTTCAAAAGTTGATAGTCAGCATGGAAAAAATAATGATGAGGTTTAGAAAAACAGTATGA
- a CDS encoding DGQHR domain-containing protein yields the protein MMKINRIIYVKGFLVNQLTFKPIATTSINFTDLLEIIKFTARKVDSYDPFNPYHDISQIADNANKIYYQRLTNEKRVKDIYNFILAEINNVNTKRNNALGSFPTAIILSMDLNEEFENVEGFKTFFEGLESSEYSGAFYKVNGNDIELYVPNRKVSLIVDGQHRLAAMTKLYQDAKSNSIKIGRNKLEHEYPDLTNELIITSLEKFEFNCTLLIGFDRWEQGKVFADVNFNQKPVNKSLYYDIFGSFPNPDKNDIFLAHMLAMHLNNSSKSPINGFIKMLGAGSGYFSQAFFVEAIVDHFRPKGVWGSLPLDYLNGGEKHKILPKFFKAYFRSIKKSFYEFWPKDHETTSRSYKNILCKTTGMGALIKLINPIYRDLQRSDVDLHNITEDDLTAKFDSIFEKISSKGKKYFSPDSDFSGAGSLGLQNKLFKKMGEDLGYFRSS from the coding sequence ATGATGAAGATTAACAGAATAATTTATGTCAAAGGCTTTTTGGTTAACCAATTAACTTTCAAGCCCATAGCTACAACATCAATAAATTTTACCGATTTATTGGAAATAATAAAGTTTACAGCTCGAAAGGTTGATAGTTATGACCCCTTTAATCCATATCATGATATAAGTCAAATTGCGGATAACGCTAACAAGATCTATTATCAAAGATTAACTAATGAGAAAAGGGTTAAGGATATTTACAACTTTATTCTTGCTGAAATAAACAATGTAAATACTAAAAGAAATAATGCTTTAGGATCTTTCCCAACAGCAATTATTTTGTCTATGGATCTAAATGAAGAATTTGAGAACGTGGAAGGTTTTAAAACTTTTTTTGAAGGCTTAGAATCTTCAGAATATAGTGGTGCATTTTATAAGGTCAATGGGAATGACATCGAATTATATGTGCCAAATAGAAAAGTTTCACTAATAGTTGATGGACAGCATAGATTAGCTGCTATGACAAAACTATATCAGGATGCTAAATCAAACTCAATCAAGATTGGTAGGAATAAGTTAGAACATGAATACCCTGATTTAACAAATGAGTTAATTATTACCTCATTAGAAAAATTTGAGTTTAATTGTACATTATTGATAGGTTTTGACAGATGGGAACAAGGGAAGGTATTTGCTGATGTAAATTTTAATCAAAAACCAGTGAATAAATCCTTGTATTATGACATTTTTGGTTCCTTTCCTAACCCAGATAAAAACGATATCTTTTTAGCTCATATGTTGGCGATGCATTTAAACAATAGTTCTAAATCACCAATAAATGGATTTATAAAAATGCTGGGAGCTGGCTCTGGTTATTTTTCACAAGCATTTTTTGTAGAAGCGATAGTAGATCATTTTAGACCTAAAGGAGTTTGGGGAAGTCTCCCTTTAGATTATCTAAATGGAGGTGAAAAACATAAAATATTACCCAAGTTTTTCAAAGCATATTTTAGGTCAATAAAAAAATCTTTCTATGAATTTTGGCCAAAAGATCATGAAACTACCTCAAGAAGTTACAAGAATATATTATGTAAAACTACGGGTATGGGGGCATTAATTAAGCTTATTAACCCAATATACAGGGACTTACAAAGAAGTGATGTTGATCTACATAATATTACTGAAGATGATCTAACAGCTAAATTTGATTCAATTTTTGAAAAAATTTCTTCTAAAGGGAAAAAATATTTTTCTCCTGACAGCGACTTTTCAGGGGCGGGCAGTTTAGGCCTGCAAAACAAATTGTTTAAAAAGATGGGTGAGGATTTAGGTTATTTTAGAAGTTCATAA
- a CDS encoding TolC family protein: MNNTLLTSFIAFLLLANFQVLAQEKLSLEQVIELALENNYQIKIARNNAAIESNNAHVGNAGMLPSLDLSGNWNNSVNNIQQQFLSGDENTNPSAKSAQFGGVAEMNWTLFDGLKMFTTYKQLKSFEAKGALEARLEVENTIQDVISLYYEIIRIKENIRSTEEIIALSKERMDLAELRLEAGSSSKVEYLQARVDWNADRSALIELNEILSIAQSNLNTLLSRSVDTEILPVHDTISLNAALEYGPLKMALEAENTNLKVQDTEREIALYQLKNFKRQRSPVLNFRGGYDYAQQSSDAGFLTTSQSFGPYYGLNASVNLFNGLQLNQQIKNARITVENSQLMRENLELELNSELWKAYKNYSSSREIAELEQENIQSAAENLELAYETYKNGLISGIDFRNVQSNLLEARNRYINSRYRAKLAETVLLRLSGKLLEESAAP; encoded by the coding sequence ATGAACAATACGCTGCTTACCTCATTTATCGCTTTTTTGCTGCTGGCGAATTTTCAAGTATTGGCCCAAGAAAAATTGAGCTTGGAGCAGGTAATTGAATTGGCTTTGGAAAACAATTACCAAATTAAAATTGCCAGGAACAATGCGGCCATAGAAAGCAATAATGCCCATGTTGGAAATGCGGGAATGCTGCCCTCCCTTGATCTGAGCGGAAATTGGAACAATAGCGTGAATAATATCCAACAGCAATTTTTAAGTGGAGACGAAAACACCAACCCCAGTGCAAAAAGCGCTCAATTTGGTGGCGTGGCCGAAATGAACTGGACGCTATTCGATGGCCTGAAAATGTTTACCACCTACAAACAGTTGAAAAGCTTTGAGGCAAAGGGCGCATTGGAAGCTCGGCTGGAAGTGGAAAATACCATTCAGGATGTGATCAGTCTGTATTATGAAATCATTCGCATCAAGGAAAATATTCGCAGTACCGAGGAAATCATTGCCCTTTCAAAAGAAAGGATGGACTTGGCCGAATTGCGATTGGAGGCGGGCAGCAGCTCAAAAGTGGAATACCTGCAAGCGCGTGTAGATTGGAATGCAGATCGATCTGCATTGATAGAATTGAATGAAATATTGTCCATTGCGCAGTCAAATTTGAATACTTTGCTGAGCCGAAGTGTGGATACGGAAATCCTGCCTGTTCACGATACCATTTCTTTAAATGCAGCCCTGGAATACGGCCCATTGAAAATGGCGCTGGAAGCTGAAAACACCAATTTGAAAGTACAGGATACGGAAAGGGAAATTGCGCTGTATCAATTGAAAAATTTCAAAAGACAAAGATCGCCCGTTTTGAATTTTAGGGGTGGATACGATTACGCACAGCAAAGTTCCGATGCCGGATTTTTGACCACCAGTCAATCTTTTGGCCCCTACTACGGACTCAATGCCAGTGTGAATCTGTTCAATGGTTTGCAACTGAACCAACAAATAAAAAATGCGCGGATTACGGTGGAAAACAGCCAGTTGATGCGCGAAAATCTGGAGTTGGAACTGAACAGCGAACTGTGGAAAGCCTATAAAAACTACAGTTCCAGTAGGGAAATTGCCGAATTGGAGCAGGAAAATATACAATCGGCAGCGGAAAACCTGGAACTGGCCTATGAGACCTACAAAAACGGCCTGATTTCTGGCATAGATTTTAGAAATGTGCAGAGCAATTTGCTAGAGGCCAGAAACCGATACATCAATAGCCGCTACCGAGCCAAACTGGCCGAGACTGTACTGTTGCGCTTAAGCGGAAAATTACTGGAAGAAAGCGCTGCGCCTTAA
- a CDS encoding GH3 auxin-responsive promoter family protein yields MTKGLFLHSIMLNSILKIYLKKRAQRFAHFSDSPEKIQQAVLEKILNSASKTVFAKKYEFNSNTSYKEFQQQVPLFTYDALKPFIEKAIAGESSVLWPGKLKWLAKSSGTSSDRSKFIPVTDQFLNDTLLQGGRDALALYTLQRPNHKLFKGKGLIMGGGHELVEQNHQIRTGDISAVMMQNMPAIARYFLTPNLQTALLGNWEQKLETMLQCGKEKVSNISGVPTWTLVLIRQLLKKYNAQNLSEIWPELELYIHGGVNFQPYMDEFEHLMGQKIDFLEVYNASEGFFAIQDNLRNPGLLLMLDYGIFYEFVPIEELANKNPKVLSISEVELQKEYALYITTTAGLWRYQVGDVVRFTSLLPPRIQISGRVQSFINAFGEELMLHQSDKALLEVCRQQGYFLRDYSAAPLYMEGGKKGGHEWIIELDRIPEDKAFWIEALDAELQKLNSDYAAKRSGNIALSLPKIHFVEKGFFDNWLKQKGKLGGQHKVPRLRNDRELIEEMLENKD; encoded by the coding sequence ATGACCAAGGGGTTATTTTTACATTCCATTATGCTCAATTCCATTCTAAAAATCTATTTAAAAAAACGCGCTCAGCGTTTTGCCCATTTCAGTGATTCGCCAGAAAAAATACAGCAGGCTGTTTTGGAAAAAATATTGAATTCAGCTTCTAAAACTGTTTTTGCAAAAAAATACGAATTCAATTCCAATACAAGTTACAAGGAATTTCAACAGCAAGTTCCACTTTTCACCTATGATGCCCTCAAACCTTTTATCGAAAAAGCCATCGCAGGAGAAAGCTCGGTTTTATGGCCCGGAAAATTAAAATGGCTGGCGAAATCTTCCGGCACCAGTTCCGATAGAAGTAAATTCATTCCCGTTACCGATCAGTTTTTGAACGACACACTTCTGCAAGGCGGCAGGGATGCACTGGCACTTTATACTTTACAAAGACCCAATCACAAATTGTTCAAGGGCAAGGGCTTGATCATGGGTGGCGGTCATGAATTGGTGGAACAGAATCATCAAATCAGAACGGGTGATATTTCGGCCGTGATGATGCAGAATATGCCCGCCATTGCCCGCTATTTTCTCACGCCAAATTTGCAAACTGCTTTGCTGGGCAATTGGGAGCAAAAGCTAGAAACCATGCTACAATGTGGCAAAGAAAAAGTCAGCAATATTTCTGGCGTCCCTACTTGGACATTGGTCTTGATACGCCAATTATTGAAAAAGTACAATGCGCAAAACTTGAGTGAAATATGGCCTGAGCTGGAGCTTTATATTCACGGGGGTGTAAATTTTCAGCCCTACATGGATGAGTTCGAGCATCTAATGGGCCAGAAAATTGATTTTTTGGAAGTGTATAATGCCTCAGAAGGGTTTTTTGCCATTCAGGATAATTTGCGCAATCCGGGCTTGTTGCTGATGTTGGATTATGGGATTTTCTATGAATTTGTGCCAATAGAGGAGTTGGCAAATAAAAATCCAAAAGTGCTTAGCATATCGGAAGTTGAGCTGCAAAAGGAATATGCGCTATACATTACCACAACTGCCGGACTTTGGCGCTACCAAGTGGGTGATGTAGTTCGTTTTACTTCTTTGCTGCCTCCCAGAATTCAAATCAGCGGCCGTGTACAGTCCTTTATCAATGCTTTTGGCGAAGAGCTGATGTTGCATCAAAGCGACAAGGCCCTATTGGAAGTTTGTCGTCAGCAGGGCTATTTTTTAAGGGATTACAGTGCTGCACCTCTCTATATGGAAGGGGGCAAAAAAGGCGGACATGAATGGATCATCGAGCTCGACCGCATACCTGAGGATAAAGCATTTTGGATCGAAGCACTGGATGCAGAGCTTCAAAAGCTCAATTCAGATTATGCTGCCAAGCGCAGTGGGAATATTGCGCTCAGCCTTCCCAAAATCCATTTTGTAGAAAAAGGCTTTTTCGATAATTGGCTAAAACAAAAAGGAAAATTAGGCGGGCAGCACAAAGTCCCTCGATTGAGGAATGATAGGGAGTTGATAGAGGAAATGTTGGAGAATAAAGACTAA
- a CDS encoding antitoxin Xre/MbcA/ParS toxin-binding domain-containing protein, whose product MAQSLKTSRFDTRDSIDKAKLRKRNIRKWTLNTDGKTFNWSNRLERVQLIRKGIPYASLEIISKKINSPVKSVLNIVGIPQTTYNKKKGSHSLLDSRDSELVLRISELIDFGIDVFNKEQEKFQRWLNKPNLSLGGSPPINFLDTISGINEVKSSLNRIEHGNFA is encoded by the coding sequence ATGGCCCAATCACTTAAAACATCTCGATTTGATACCAGAGACAGTATTGACAAAGCCAAGCTTCGAAAAAGGAATATTCGGAAATGGACTTTAAATACTGATGGAAAAACTTTTAACTGGTCAAATAGGCTGGAAAGAGTCCAGCTTATTCGCAAAGGCATCCCTTATGCTTCATTGGAAATAATAAGTAAGAAAATCAACAGCCCTGTTAAATCGGTTTTAAATATTGTTGGTATTCCTCAAACTACTTACAATAAAAAGAAGGGCAGTCATTCTCTTTTGGACAGTCGGGACAGCGAGCTTGTGCTGCGCATTTCTGAGTTAATTGATTTTGGAATTGACGTATTCAACAAAGAGCAAGAAAAATTCCAACGATGGTTAAACAAACCAAACCTTTCATTAGGAGGATCTCCGCCAATCAATTTCCTTGATACAATCAGTGGTATCAACGAGGTGAAATCCAGCCTGAATAGAATCGAACATGGAAATTTTGCCTAA
- a CDS encoding T9SS type A sorting domain-containing protein: protein MKQAFFLVILISISIQGASQQNRNPKDINIIYHDKIEPQLNPVSNTLNFYSIENVESIDLIDTKGEVILKTSESEIGMDDLMNGIYFYRVKMHDGKTAEGKFLKE from the coding sequence ATGAAACAAGCATTTTTTCTTGTTATTCTTATTTCGATATCCATTCAAGGCGCTTCGCAACAAAACCGAAATCCAAAGGATATCAATATTATTTACCACGATAAAATTGAGCCCCAACTCAACCCGGTAAGCAATACCCTGAATTTTTATTCTATTGAAAATGTAGAATCCATTGACCTGATCGACACCAAAGGCGAAGTGATCTTAAAGACTTCCGAATCTGAAATTGGCATGGATGACTTGATGAATGGCATTTACTTTTATCGGGTAAAAATGCATGATGGCAAAACGGCTGAGGGGAAGTTTTTGAAGGAGTGA
- a CDS encoding Fic family protein, with protein MSKSNTHNSTFIIYPLPPKVDTESVAILKQLNKASRALGQLKGEVSKIPNSQILLDTLTLQEAKDSNEIENIVTTDDEMYQASIDETVASVTAKEALNYSKAIKLGLDIVRNKGLLTVNDIKRIQELISPNHPIRKIPGTVLKNPKTQEVVYTPPQHYDEIQGLLDNLERYINVAEFHDIDALIKMPIIHFQFESIHPFLDGNGRTGRLLNILYLVQQGLLDIPVLYLSSYIIKNKSDYYRLLQEVRTKGSWEEWIVWMLKGVEITAKETIVVVNKIKLLMDEYKREIRSNFSFYSHDLINILFKYPYTKNSFLERELKIHRNTASSYLNTLAEAGLLTKVKVGNRNYYMNEPLLKLLKER; from the coding sequence ATGAGTAAATCCAACACTCATAATTCTACATTCATCATTTACCCACTCCCGCCTAAAGTAGATACTGAATCTGTGGCAATTTTAAAGCAGCTCAATAAAGCTTCACGAGCATTAGGTCAACTTAAAGGAGAGGTTTCTAAAATACCAAATTCTCAAATTTTGCTCGATACACTTACCCTACAAGAAGCAAAAGACAGTAATGAAATTGAGAATATAGTAACTACAGATGATGAAATGTACCAAGCTAGCATTGATGAAACGGTGGCTTCGGTTACGGCAAAAGAGGCGCTTAACTATTCCAAGGCCATAAAATTAGGGTTGGATATTGTTAGAAATAAAGGATTGCTAACAGTCAATGATATAAAACGCATTCAGGAATTAATTTCACCCAATCACCCTATTCGGAAAATACCGGGAACTGTTTTAAAAAATCCCAAAACGCAAGAAGTTGTTTACACACCACCGCAACATTATGATGAAATCCAGGGCTTACTCGATAATTTGGAGCGTTACATCAACGTGGCCGAATTTCACGATATAGATGCTTTGATAAAAATGCCCATCATCCACTTTCAATTTGAAAGCATTCATCCTTTTTTAGATGGTAATGGCAGAACGGGTCGTTTGTTAAATATTCTATACTTGGTGCAACAAGGGTTGTTAGACATTCCTGTTCTGTATCTAAGTAGTTACATCATTAAAAACAAAAGCGATTATTACCGCTTATTGCAAGAAGTTCGCACCAAAGGAAGTTGGGAAGAGTGGATTGTTTGGATGCTAAAAGGCGTAGAAATTACCGCTAAAGAAACCATTGTAGTGGTAAACAAAATAAAACTGCTAATGGACGAATACAAAAGGGAAATCCGCAGCAACTTTAGTTTTTACAGCCACGATTTAATCAACATCCTTTTTAAGTATCCTTATACCAAGAACAGTTTTTTGGAACGAGAATTAAAAATTCATAGAAACACCGCATCAAGCTACTTGAACACCCTGGCAGAAGCAGGATTGCTCACCAAAGTGAAAGTGGGAAATAGAAATTATTACATGAATGAACCACTGTTGAAATTGTTAAAAGAGAGATGA
- a CDS encoding type II toxin-antitoxin system RelE/ParE family toxin — MAKVIWTKKAFGQLERAIKYIKEEQGRSYAEIVLNKILTTTETLEHSTKAGTVEPLLKHKKSEYRFLVVWSYKIIYRLGKDKVVISRVFHTSRNPKYLKGI, encoded by the coding sequence ATGGCTAAAGTAATTTGGACCAAAAAAGCATTTGGCCAATTAGAACGAGCCATTAAATACATCAAAGAAGAGCAAGGTAGATCTTATGCGGAAATTGTTCTCAATAAAATTTTAACAACTACTGAGACGCTTGAACATTCTACAAAAGCAGGAACTGTTGAGCCTTTACTTAAGCATAAAAAATCTGAATATAGGTTTCTTGTAGTCTGGAGCTATAAAATTATTTATCGATTAGGTAAAGATAAAGTCGTCATCTCCAGAGTATTTCACACTTCAAGAAATCCTAAATATTTAAAAGGCATATAG
- a CDS encoding S41 family peptidase, protein MKKHTITLLFLLLISGLFAQSTDYKIDSQEQKRTIDSISSNLKANYVFPDMAEKMNKLIIKKFKKKEYKSITDPFQFAEQLTQDLQSVSNDLHLRVMYAPDRIAEQNNAVSEADNEVLEKRRIEQMKRSNFGFQEVKILQGNTGYLDLRGFYDPQYAGETAVAAMNFLSNTDALIIDLRLNGGGEPAMIQLITSYLYESEPVHLNNFYWRPSDEYTQSWTLPHVQGERMPTIPVYILTSKRTFSAAEEFSYNLKNLKRATLIGETTGGGAHPGDFINVTDKFMVWIPQGRAINPNTNTNWEGTGVEPHIKVSPDDALLTAQLEALNNLINTTEDNERKSYFSWHLEGIKTKMNPVNSEELNLEQYEGTYGTRTIMLENGKLFYQIEGRNKFKLIPMGNHWFMLDGLGYFRIEFEIDGENTIALIGHYDSGRLDKSPKTQ, encoded by the coding sequence ATGAAAAAACACACCATAACCCTTCTATTCCTCTTGCTTATTAGTGGCTTATTTGCTCAATCAACTGATTACAAAATAGATTCACAGGAACAAAAAAGAACCATTGATTCCATCAGTTCTAACTTGAAAGCCAATTACGTATTTCCTGATATGGCAGAGAAAATGAATAAACTGATAATCAAAAAATTCAAAAAGAAAGAGTACAAATCGATTACTGATCCGTTTCAATTTGCTGAACAACTAACCCAAGACCTCCAATCAGTTAGCAATGACCTCCATCTCAGAGTCATGTACGCACCAGACCGAATCGCTGAACAAAATAATGCCGTCTCTGAGGCAGACAATGAAGTATTGGAAAAGCGAAGGATTGAACAAATGAAAAGGAGTAATTTCGGCTTTCAGGAAGTTAAGATTTTGCAAGGAAACACAGGCTATCTGGATCTGAGAGGGTTTTATGATCCTCAATACGCAGGTGAAACGGCTGTAGCTGCTATGAATTTTTTAAGTAACACCGATGCGTTGATCATTGATTTGAGGCTAAATGGGGGAGGTGAACCGGCAATGATCCAGTTGATAACAAGCTACCTGTACGAATCGGAACCTGTTCATTTGAACAACTTTTACTGGCGACCCAGTGATGAATACACTCAAAGCTGGACCTTACCTCACGTACAGGGCGAGCGCATGCCCACTATTCCGGTTTATATTTTGACAAGCAAACGGACCTTTTCTGCTGCGGAAGAATTCTCCTATAACCTTAAAAACCTGAAACGGGCCACATTGATTGGAGAAACGACAGGAGGAGGTGCACATCCCGGTGATTTCATCAATGTAACCGACAAATTTATGGTTTGGATTCCACAAGGCAGGGCAATTAACCCCAACACCAATACCAACTGGGAAGGAACCGGTGTAGAACCTCATATAAAAGTTTCACCGGATGATGCTTTACTAACCGCGCAACTTGAGGCGCTCAATAATTTAATTAATACCACCGAAGACAATGAACGGAAAAGCTACTTCAGTTGGCATCTGGAAGGGATTAAAACAAAAATGAATCCAGTTAATTCTGAAGAATTAAACCTTGAACAATATGAGGGAACGTATGGCACCCGAACCATTATGTTGGAGAACGGGAAGCTGTTCTATCAAATTGAAGGAAGGAACAAGTTTAAACTGATTCCAATGGGTAATCACTGGTTTATGCTAGACGGTTTAGGTTATTTTAGAATTGAATTTGAGATAGATGGTGAGAATACAATAGCACTGATAGGACATTATGATAGTGGAAGACTAGATAAATCACCTAAAACTCAATAA
- a CDS encoding RES family NAD+ phosphorylase gives MKLYRIEREKYLKTSLSGIGASKSKGFRWNSEDTRLVYTAETRALAILEVSVHLDLSEDLPNDRYIIEIEIPDDISALEVELADLPENWDSKPPLRVTQIIGDDFVRKNQAAILKVPSSIVPQEYNYLINPLHPDSKKVRLIGKIPMKFDKRLKK, from the coding sequence ATGAAGCTTTACCGAATTGAACGCGAAAAATACCTCAAAACAAGTTTATCAGGGATTGGCGCTTCAAAATCGAAAGGTTTCAGGTGGAACAGTGAAGATACTAGGCTGGTATATACCGCTGAAACCAGAGCCCTTGCTATACTGGAAGTTTCAGTTCATTTAGATCTTAGCGAAGATTTACCTAATGACAGGTATATTATTGAAATTGAAATACCTGATGATATTTCCGCCCTAGAAGTTGAATTGGCTGATTTACCAGAAAATTGGGATTCAAAACCTCCATTGCGTGTAACTCAAATAATAGGTGACGATTTCGTTCGAAAAAATCAAGCCGCAATTCTCAAAGTTCCCAGTAGTATTGTACCGCAGGAGTACAATTACCTTATAAACCCGCTTCATCCGGATTCTAAAAAGGTTAGGCTTATTGGCAAGATCCCAATGAAATTTGATAAAAGATTGAAAAAATAA
- a CDS encoding helix-turn-helix transcriptional regulator, whose translation MKNITDFEDILIEKYGKKGTEKRDKYDADSLAFRLGVMLKEARKEANLTQDELAQRTGTKKSYISRIERGLSDIQVSTYHKLIEIGLGKQLNIQIA comes from the coding sequence ATGAAAAATATAACAGATTTTGAGGACATACTCATTGAAAAATACGGAAAGAAAGGAACTGAAAAGCGTGATAAATATGACGCTGACTCTCTTGCTTTCCGGCTTGGCGTAATGCTTAAAGAAGCTCGAAAAGAGGCAAATCTCACACAAGATGAACTGGCACAAAGAACTGGCACAAAGAAAAGTTATATTTCCAGAATCGAGCGTGGATTGAGCGATATTCAGGTTTCAACCTATCACAAATTGATAGAGATAGGACTTGGGAAACAACTGAATATTCAAATAGCTTAA